One stretch of Streptomyces sp. NBC_00443 DNA includes these proteins:
- a CDS encoding RNA polymerase-binding protein RbpA, whose protein sequence is MSERALRGTRLVVTSYETDRGIDLAPRQAVEYACEKGHRFEMPFSVEAEIPPEWECKVCGAQALLVDGDGPEEKKAKPARTHWDMLMERRTREELEEVLEERLAVLRSGAMNIAVHPRDSRKSA, encoded by the coding sequence ATGAGTGAGCGAGCTCTTCGCGGCACGCGCCTCGTGGTGACCAGCTACGAGACGGACCGCGGCATCGACCTGGCCCCGCGCCAGGCCGTGGAGTACGCATGCGAGAAGGGGCACCGGTTCGAGATGCCCTTCTCGGTCGAGGCGGAGATCCCGCCGGAGTGGGAGTGCAAGGTCTGCGGGGCCCAGGCACTCCTCGTGGACGGCGACGGCCCTGAGGAGAAGAAGGCCAAGCCCGCGCGTACGCATTGGGACATGTTGATGGAGCGGCGTACCCGCGAGGAACTCGAAGAGGTCCTCGAGGAACGGCTTGCCGTTCTGCGTTCCGGGGCGATGAACATCGCGGTTCATCCCCGGGACAGCCGCAAGTCCGCGTAG